DNA sequence from the Cercospora beticola chromosome 8, complete sequence genome:
GACGAATACGATGCCTGTCCAAGAAAGTGGGTCCAGCTCTAGAATGGAAGGTATGATTGGCCAGATTGACTCGCGCTGTGCAGTTCTTGGCTAGAAACATTCTGCTTCGCCGCCACATGAAGGCGTATTGGCGTATTCTGGCGTATACAGAGCGTATGTTCGGTGGTAGCGAAGAATGCGGCATGGTGCAGACGCAGTCTTTTTTGAGCTCGTAGGCAGAAGCATTCTGAGCGACGGACTTGGTGAGCGTTGAGGGGGTAGTAATCGCAGGTCTGCGCTCGCGTGGAGGTGCAGAGCACGATGGTACATTCACCAGAAACTTGTTGCCTGATGGCACAGACGAGATCGATCAAAGTGAAGTACCTCACAACACGACCAAAGTCCAAGCAATACTGACACTCCGTCAATGGGCGACGCCACCAGGATGGAACTCAAGCTACTTGAGCACGCAGAGGTCCTCCATTGCAACCCGCCTAGACCGCACGCCCTCTGGCAGTAATAATTTCTGCTCATTCCACGTGAGTGAGATGTCCATTGAGGTGACGTCCTGGAGTTGGCCGAACAAAACACACAAGGAGCGCGATCATCAAGAGAGAAATCGGATTGCTAGGGCCTCAGACAGCCCCAAATTCTTACGAACACTCGCTCGTCACAAGTATGCGACAGTATTGGTACGCCGGAAGAGCATTGGGCGACAGATGGGAGATGGGGGCCTCTGCTATCTGTCGTCAAGAGGGTGATGAATAAGCTCTTCCACAAGATACCTGTTACCTGAGTCGTGATGAAAGGATGCAGGATCTGTCCTGCGCAGTTTGCGTTCAAATGCTGTAGTCAGAGACCAGCTGGAGCGACTGTTGTATGCTGAGAGCTTGGGCGTTGTACCTTGGGACGAACTTTCCATCTGGTCAAGATGCGCCTGTGGTCGCACATTGCGGCAAAACCTGGTCTCTACTTGGGAGCAGTTTGCTAAAGGGCACTTCTTCGTTCGCCTTGGTCCTTTCTCAAGGTGgcatctctttctctcttgGGTGCTTCATCTGATGGGCTGCAGGTTGGGCAATCTTGTAACTTCAAATTGTCTCTGAGTTGCAGGACTTCCACAGGATCTTTTTCCCGCCAGGTGCCTGGTAGATCAATCTGCTCTGGAAATATGCCGTAGTAAGTTCTCTGAGAGCCGATTTTCGAAGCGATCATCTTCGGACAAAGCTCTTTCGTAGAGGCAGAGGCTTCTTAGCTTACGCGACTGGCCTGCTTGTGCTTAGAGCAACTGTCTGCGGGCGTCTATTTCTGCGATCAGGCGCGAGTTCTCTACCCTCGAGGACAGCGAAGAAGCATCATAGCGCTGCAGAGAGCTTTTCGAAATGGAATCACAAGTGGCTCAACCGATGAATGCTCCCAAGGGCTCGCACGTGAGACGCACGCTTGCTTGCATCGCAATGTGGCTGCCGTCTGCTGTGCCACTTCTGGTGGAAATCTGCTGAAGCCGCTACTGCCGTGTGTACTCTTCGTCCGGCTGAAGTTGTCGCGCAAGAGTCCGTGGATCTGGTCACAGGTGAAGTGCGTGCATGATGCACAGAGCTTGGGGCAGCTGCAGTCGCTGCTCGCTCGGCTTGGAAGCGGTGTTGTGCGGCCGCACGTCTGGGGCAGTCTGCAAGTAGCACAAGATGCTGGTAAGTAGAAGGAAATGAAGCGAAGTCCGCAATTGCTGGTCGATGCGTCGCACCTGCACTTTTGATTACTTATCTTGTAAACGTCAGTGGTTCCTGCCAAGATGACAAGGCTGAGAAACGACAACATCACCTGCATCGCCTCTCGACTGGAAAAGTTCTCCTCTTTGCTCGACATCTTCGTTCCTTCATTATGATCCTATGACTCGCCTGATATTGCCCGTCAGCTGGAACCGGAAATCCTGGCAAGAGCAACGAAACTCAACTCGACCTGCCAACGCACCCAAAATCCATGACCCTTGAAGAAAGGTTCCTGAGAGCTGAGAGAGTTGGAAATTATACATGTCATTCTCTGAAGCTTGAACAGGGGCTCATAAGTAGGCTCCTACTTGTAACGTCTGTTTCCGCTCCGCCTCTGACCGCGTGCGTTCCTTTCGTCGCCCAACCATCCACCAACCCGACCAACCTCATGTCGGAAATACCATGCAACTCACATGCAGAGAAATGCCCAAGACACACACATACTGATCGCCAGATCTGATTAAGAGATGatgaacaacaacaaaaAGCTCGCCaaacaccgccgccgcctgttTCAAATATGCTGGATTTGTCTATCGTCACTTTTCTGATCAATCAAGTCATCTTCGGTGGAGATCTGGTGCGGgctccttcttgtccttgtccttcttgtctTCATCAGGGATGATCACTTTCCCGTTCTCGTCATACTTCAGCTCTGGAAGGCctttcttcttgcgctcttcggcttcgacCTTTCGtcgctcctcctcttcggcttTCCGTTTATCCTCGGCTTCCTTGAGCGcgaccttcttgatcttctcttctggcGAAAGCGCTTCGAACGCGGCGGTGTCCTCATCCCACTTCCTCACGCACTCGTGGTTCCAGTTGCATTGCTCGACTTCGCCGAAGATGGGGTGGTTGAATCGAGGATGGGTCGTGGGCCAGCCTGACGCGTGGTAGTGGTGCTTGACGAGCGCCTGCTTCGTGTCGTGGGTACCGGAGTCGGAGTGGCCTTGACCAGCAGCGAATGCCTCCACTGTCAGGACGAGGACGCCGCCCACGAGCGTGGACTCGGTCAAGTCGTGGAATCGCTCCCAGCTGACCTTTTCGCCGGTTCGCTGTTCAATATCGTCGAGGATCGCGTTGGTGAAGGCTGAGGGCCCGGTGCCGCTGATGACCTGGTCGAAATCAAGCTTGACCTCGGAAATCGGAACGCCCTGCTGTGCGGCGACGCTTCGCAGCCAGACAATGATGTTCTCAATGAGCTTCATCATGACAGGAAGTCGGGGCTTGCACATGAACGTCCATTGACAGAAGGACTTGCACTTGCTACCCAGTACAGGATGCTGCGAGAACTCTGGCTGATCGATCTCGACACCTACGACCATATCCACGTCCTTCTCGTCCCAGCGAGGAGGAATGAAATTCCTGATCGGACGCAGCGCCTCCACGTCGATATCGGTGTACACGCCGCCCTCAATGTACATGATCATGTATCGCAGCA
Encoded proteins:
- a CDS encoding uncharacterized protein (CAZy:GT32) — encoded protein: MRVPLHLPELPMFGQQAPRARSWSSSRTPAEKTEFPVDAKMKAAPPKYSAREYLQSIPQIGMPKQLQRTIPALLALCLLVFFLSGSHTGFAPGFFESRPKHFPRKIWQTWKVDPLKFEERDHNVAQSWIAKNPDYRYEVLTDQNDMAYVETHFGPDGLNREDIVYVYRELTARIIKADLLRYMIMYIEGGVYTDIDVEALRPIRNFIPPRWDEKDVDMVVGVEIDQPEFSQHPVLGSKCKSFCQWTFMCKPRLPVMMKLIENIIVWLRSVAAQQGVPISEVKLDFDQVISGTGPSAFTNAILDDIEQRTGEKVSWERFHDLTESTLVGGVLVLTVEAFAAGQGHSDSGTHDTKQALVKHHYHASGWPTTHPRFNHPIFGEVEQCNWNHECVRKWDEDTAAFEALSPEEKIKKVALKEAEDKRKAEEEERRKVEAEERKKKGLPELKYDENGKVIIPDEDKKDKDKKEPAPDLHRR